A section of the Amycolatopsis sp. AA4 genome encodes:
- a CDS encoding HpcH/HpaI aldolase/citrate lyase family protein — protein sequence MGTAEPERRRTGPKLGIARRLREGRVLAGVVLKMPAPALAELAGHVGLDLIVLDTEHGPNGADLLEHHIRAADSADIPVLVRVKSNDRTEILAALDAGAAGVIVPHVNNAQEAAAAVRAAHYPPLGDRGFAMSTRAGRYGTNRPERHIGDATERTIVVVQVEDVAAIPHVSEIAATTRLDAVWVGPSDLSMSLGRPLQYSHPEVVAAIDEIEAQIKSAHNARLCVIVRKESDARRWRRRGAGIVLFGAMEAIADRFAEFASDAIADELRGGPLADGHVPAARTLPDFT from the coding sequence GTGGGCACTGCTGAGCCCGAAAGACGGCGGACTGGGCCGAAATTGGGAATCGCGAGGCGGCTGCGAGAAGGCCGCGTGCTGGCCGGCGTCGTGCTGAAGATGCCCGCGCCCGCGCTCGCCGAGCTGGCCGGGCACGTCGGTCTGGACCTGATCGTCCTGGACACCGAGCACGGCCCGAACGGAGCGGATCTGCTTGAGCACCACATCCGCGCCGCGGATTCCGCGGACATACCCGTCCTGGTGCGCGTGAAGTCGAACGACCGCACGGAGATCCTGGCGGCACTCGACGCCGGCGCCGCCGGCGTCATCGTGCCGCACGTCAACAATGCCCAGGAGGCTGCTGCGGCAGTGCGGGCCGCGCACTACCCGCCTCTCGGCGATCGCGGTTTCGCGATGTCGACTCGCGCGGGCCGCTACGGCACGAACCGTCCGGAGCGGCACATCGGCGACGCGACTGAGCGCACGATCGTCGTCGTCCAGGTCGAGGACGTTGCCGCGATCCCGCATGTCTCGGAAATCGCCGCGACGACCAGGCTCGATGCGGTGTGGGTGGGTCCGAGCGATCTTTCGATGTCGCTCGGGCGTCCTTTGCAGTACTCGCATCCGGAGGTGGTCGCCGCGATCGACGAGATCGAGGCGCAGATCAAATCTGCGCACAACGCGCGTCTGTGCGTGATCGTACGGAAAGAATCAGACGCCCGACGGTGGCGGCGGCGCGGCGCGGGAATTGTGCTCTTCGGCGCGATGGAGGCGATCGCCGACCGGTTCGCTGAATTTGCGTCCGACGCGATCGCGGACGAGCTCCGCGGCGGACCCCTCGCGGACGGACACGTCCCAGCAGCCCGGACATTGCCTGATTTCACGTGA
- a CDS encoding SDR family NAD(P)-dependent oxidoreductase, whose protein sequence is MTEFSSRTAEGDVVYHGLGNKKILERLALDRRVALVTGAGQGIGRAFAHALAEAGAAVAVVDVDPARSKTVADELATKGARSAALVVDVTDPAQVREMVEQVQASLGGLHIAVNNAGVNRNSAAEETPMDEWDEVFALNTRAVFACCQAVAKVMLGQGYGKIINTASMASMIVPHPQKQAAYNSSKAAVVQLTRTLAAEWADRGVRVNCISPGIIRTALIETNPALAPLVERWVADIPMGRLGEVTDLQAAVVYLASEASDYLTGHNLAVEGGQTLW, encoded by the coding sequence ATGACTGAATTTTCCAGCCGGACCGCTGAAGGCGACGTCGTGTATCACGGCCTGGGCAACAAGAAGATCCTCGAACGGCTTGCGCTCGACCGTCGCGTCGCGCTGGTGACCGGGGCCGGGCAGGGGATCGGCCGCGCGTTTGCCCACGCCCTCGCCGAGGCCGGAGCAGCGGTAGCGGTCGTGGACGTCGACCCTGCCCGGTCGAAGACGGTCGCGGACGAGCTGGCGACCAAGGGTGCTCGATCCGCTGCCCTGGTCGTCGATGTCACCGACCCGGCTCAGGTACGCGAAATGGTCGAGCAAGTGCAGGCATCGCTGGGCGGGTTGCATATCGCAGTCAACAACGCCGGCGTCAATCGCAACTCGGCGGCGGAAGAAACGCCGATGGACGAATGGGACGAAGTCTTCGCGCTGAACACCCGCGCGGTTTTCGCCTGTTGTCAGGCTGTGGCGAAGGTAATGCTGGGGCAGGGGTACGGCAAGATCATCAATACGGCATCGATGGCTTCGATGATCGTTCCGCACCCGCAGAAGCAGGCGGCGTACAACTCGTCAAAGGCTGCCGTAGTGCAGCTGACCCGGACGCTGGCCGCCGAATGGGCGGACCGGGGAGTGCGGGTGAATTGCATTTCTCCCGGGATCATTCGCACCGCTTTGATCGAGACGAATCCCGCGCTCGCGCCCCTGGTGGAAAGGTGGGTCGCGGACATCCCGATGGGGCGCCTCGGAGAGGTCACGGACTTGCAGGCCGCCGTCGTGTACCTCGCCAGCGAAGCCTCGGATTACCTGACGGGGCACAACCTCGCTGTCGAAGGCGGGCAAACCTTGTGGTGA
- a CDS encoding FadR/GntR family transcriptional regulator, with protein sequence MASVPLPKPESRQRREGPGVATTRSLIDYLLSGEVEPGQKIPSERQLAEALAVGRSTIREAIKSLELLGLVEQRVGDGTYLSGSSSELLPQVIQWGLLLTVHERDDMLEARRHLEVLLAGLAAEHRTDEQLARLHELVEQMRAASDDLDRYVEADIAFHLEVARSSGNSVLVGVLTNIQSLLHVWASRVIHTAGETETSLAMHEPILKAIDAGDPAAARDAMRAHMDRAIRRLRAGLPSLTGSVAN encoded by the coding sequence GTGGCATCAGTTCCCCTGCCCAAGCCAGAGAGCCGTCAGCGGCGCGAGGGGCCGGGCGTCGCCACCACCCGAAGCCTGATCGACTACCTGCTCTCCGGCGAGGTGGAACCCGGCCAGAAGATCCCGTCCGAACGGCAGCTGGCCGAGGCGCTGGCGGTCGGGCGATCGACTATCCGGGAGGCGATCAAGTCGCTGGAACTGCTCGGACTCGTCGAGCAGCGGGTCGGCGACGGCACCTACCTCAGCGGATCGAGCTCCGAACTCCTGCCGCAGGTCATCCAGTGGGGTCTGCTGCTCACGGTGCACGAACGCGACGACATGCTCGAGGCTCGCCGGCACCTCGAAGTGCTGCTCGCCGGCCTGGCGGCGGAACACCGAACCGACGAGCAGCTGGCGCGGCTGCACGAGCTCGTCGAGCAGATGCGCGCGGCTTCCGACGACCTGGACCGCTACGTCGAGGCCGACATCGCATTCCACCTCGAAGTCGCGCGCTCGAGCGGCAACAGCGTGCTGGTCGGCGTCCTCACCAACATCCAGTCGCTGCTGCACGTCTGGGCCTCGCGGGTAATCCACACCGCGGGGGAAACCGAAACGTCGCTCGCCATGCACGAGCCGATCCTCAAGGCCATCGACGCGGGAGACCCCGCGGCCGCGCGTGACGCCATGCGGGCGCATATGGACCGCGCGATTCGACGGCTGCGTGCCGGCCTGCCTTCGCTGACCGGCTCTGTCGCCAACTGA
- a CDS encoding cyclase family protein, with protein sequence MEKLPLESEVLDWFDTLSNWGRWGDDDQRGTLNLITPEVRRRAARLVREGIRVSCSRDIESSWAGPMHRFMSATGQGLTEHNRVLPPPIKYHEGDGHRGAWAGEHISLPVHYQTHVDALCHMFWDGRMYNGKSAALVTSERGATVNDITAARDGVFTRGVLLDIAATRGVKWLEPGDGVFPEDLEAAEERVGLRVSEGDALLLRTGNGRRMRTGGSRGSDDAGQAGFHAACLPWLHERGIAVTATDTAHDVLPSGYDVIPLPLHYIGIAAMGLCTIDNADFEEVASICVELDRWDFLFTFDPLRIVGGTGSPVNVVATF encoded by the coding sequence ATGGAGAAGTTGCCTCTGGAGAGTGAGGTCCTGGACTGGTTCGACACGCTGTCGAACTGGGGACGCTGGGGAGATGACGATCAGCGAGGAACGCTGAACTTGATCACTCCTGAGGTCCGGCGGCGCGCCGCGAGATTAGTGCGGGAAGGCATCCGTGTGTCCTGCAGTCGGGACATCGAGTCCAGCTGGGCCGGCCCCATGCACCGCTTCATGTCGGCAACCGGTCAGGGGCTGACCGAACATAACCGAGTCCTGCCACCGCCGATCAAATACCACGAGGGCGACGGGCACCGGGGCGCCTGGGCGGGTGAGCACATCTCCTTGCCCGTCCATTACCAGACTCACGTGGACGCGCTCTGCCACATGTTTTGGGACGGCCGGATGTACAACGGGAAGTCCGCCGCGCTGGTGACCTCGGAGCGAGGAGCCACCGTAAACGACATTACCGCGGCGCGCGACGGAGTGTTTACCCGTGGCGTTTTGCTTGACATTGCCGCAACGCGGGGTGTGAAGTGGCTCGAGCCGGGCGACGGTGTGTTTCCGGAGGATCTCGAAGCGGCAGAGGAACGTGTCGGCCTGCGAGTCAGTGAGGGTGACGCGCTCCTTCTGCGCACCGGGAACGGCCGTCGAATGCGTACAGGGGGATCGAGAGGTAGCGATGACGCCGGTCAAGCCGGCTTTCACGCGGCTTGCCTTCCGTGGCTACACGAACGAGGAATAGCAGTAACGGCGACTGATACCGCCCACGATGTGCTGCCGTCCGGCTATGACGTGATTCCCCTGCCTCTGCACTACATTGGTATTGCGGCAATGGGGCTGTGCACGATAGACAACGCTGACTTCGAGGAGGTGGCCTCCATCTGTGTGGAACTGGATCGTTGGGACTTCCTGTTTACTTTTGATCCTCTGCGGATCGTCGGAGGTACCGGTAGCCCTGTCAATGTGGTCGCTACTTTTTGA
- a CDS encoding ABC transporter substrate-binding protein gives MILAVAGCGRKEGSGQRDSEELRIGLPDAGSTLNPGKAQHSPGNVLRVLAYDSLIRRNPNGSFAPGLASSWRFLGSGNRQFELTLRQGVKFANGEVVDARSVKASLEYFLKNSPLASNIGKIDKVEATSGETVLLYLAEGNPILPFLLSDQVPAGSVISPQGLATPSALDTVPAGAGPYVLDPAGTVANDHYSFVPNRNYYDQSAIKYGKVTVRIIPDDTAMLQAAMTGQLDVAYGSLGTADAAEKAGLGLVRAPNSINAMFIEDLAGRLAPQLKDVRVRQAINYSIDRETITRALVRKYGRPTSALVTIDGWAEKYRNYYSFDPEKARALLAEAGYSNGFTLKVVTSVAQGVNGEQGAQAIARDLGKVGIKLDVKAATTDSEFVQEAFSGTTPVLHSEWSVTLMPISYTTLISPDAPMNTFHVKDGELESLAAQANVAADPTPYWQKMTERITEQAMVIPIFTSETILYTSSAVKNVEYSVNMLHPNPIKWTPQ, from the coding sequence GTGATCCTGGCTGTGGCGGGGTGCGGGCGAAAGGAAGGTTCGGGGCAACGCGATTCCGAGGAATTGAGAATAGGGCTTCCTGATGCGGGCAGCACGCTTAATCCAGGTAAGGCGCAACACAGTCCAGGAAACGTGCTGCGTGTTCTTGCTTACGACTCGCTGATTCGCAGAAATCCGAACGGCTCGTTTGCGCCCGGCTTGGCGTCGTCGTGGCGTTTTCTCGGATCCGGAAACCGGCAGTTCGAGCTGACTCTTCGGCAGGGTGTCAAGTTTGCCAACGGTGAGGTGGTGGATGCTCGATCAGTAAAAGCTTCGCTGGAATATTTCTTAAAGAACAGTCCACTGGCAAGTAATATCGGAAAAATTGACAAAGTTGAGGCCACCTCCGGCGAGACTGTGCTTCTGTATTTGGCCGAGGGAAATCCGATATTGCCATTCCTCTTGTCCGACCAGGTGCCAGCGGGATCTGTGATATCGCCTCAGGGGTTGGCGACGCCATCTGCCCTCGACACGGTACCGGCGGGAGCTGGGCCTTATGTTCTCGACCCAGCTGGCACGGTTGCCAACGATCATTATTCGTTTGTTCCAAATAGGAACTATTACGACCAATCTGCCATCAAATACGGTAAGGTAACGGTCCGAATCATCCCCGATGATACTGCGATGCTGCAGGCGGCCATGACTGGCCAGCTTGACGTGGCGTATGGAAGCCTAGGCACCGCTGATGCTGCCGAGAAAGCTGGTCTGGGCCTCGTTCGGGCACCCAATTCGATCAACGCGATGTTCATTGAAGATCTTGCTGGGCGGCTTGCGCCGCAATTGAAGGATGTACGCGTTCGGCAGGCGATAAATTACTCGATCGACCGTGAGACTATCACTCGGGCTCTCGTCCGAAAGTACGGCCGGCCGACGTCAGCGCTGGTCACCATCGATGGGTGGGCTGAAAAATATCGAAATTACTATTCATTTGACCCGGAGAAGGCCCGCGCGCTTCTTGCTGAAGCAGGGTATTCTAATGGATTTACCCTGAAAGTCGTAACTTCCGTTGCTCAAGGTGTGAACGGTGAACAAGGTGCACAGGCAATCGCCAGAGATTTGGGTAAAGTTGGGATAAAACTTGATGTCAAGGCGGCAACCACTGATTCAGAGTTTGTTCAGGAGGCATTTAGCGGCACGACGCCTGTTCTTCATTCTGAGTGGTCGGTGACCTTGATGCCGATTTCTTATACCACGTTGATATCGCCGGATGCTCCGATGAACACGTTCCATGTCAAGGATGGCGAACTCGAAAGCCTGGCCGCACAGGCGAACGTCGCCGCCGATCCGACGCCCTACTGGCAGAAGATGACAGAACGTATCACCGAGCAAGCTATGGTGATTCCGATTTTCACCAGTGAGACTATTCTGTACACGTCATCAGCGGTCAAGAATGTCGAGTATAGCGTCAACATGTTGCACCCTAACCCGATCAAATGGACACCGCAGTGA
- a CDS encoding ABC transporter permease: protein MLCAPAVRLVVRRMLLAVVLLFVVTALTFVLVSLTPGDAARQILGLNASPSDYVRFRHQLGLDRPIYEQYWNWFRHAVTGDLGTSLYGPDVTTSIASRLPVTLWLVFGALLVMLVAGVSIGVFSAVRGGLLGRAVDAFALAGFAIPSFWLGVMLIMFFAVQLRWFPATGYVQLEQSPRDWLLSLALPVTALSMGGVAAVAKQTREAMLDALGSECIRMAWANGISPSSIFFRHALKTASIRVVTVLGVQVIGLLGDAVVIESVFALPGVGSLAVTSSIRHDLPMVQGVVVYYTIIVVLINLIIDLAYTWLNPKVRVR from the coding sequence ATGCTGTGCGCGCCTGCCGTGCGACTGGTCGTGCGCCGAATGCTGCTGGCTGTCGTGCTGCTTTTCGTGGTAACTGCTTTGACTTTCGTGCTCGTCTCACTGACGCCGGGTGACGCCGCACGGCAAATCCTTGGGTTGAACGCATCGCCCAGCGACTACGTCCGGTTCCGTCACCAGCTTGGCCTCGACCGGCCTATCTACGAGCAGTATTGGAACTGGTTCCGGCATGCCGTTACGGGCGACCTCGGGACGTCCTTGTATGGCCCGGACGTCACGACCTCGATTGCGAGCAGGCTTCCGGTCACTTTATGGCTCGTTTTCGGCGCGTTACTGGTCATGCTCGTTGCAGGGGTGAGCATTGGAGTGTTTAGCGCGGTCCGCGGTGGTCTGCTGGGGCGGGCTGTCGACGCTTTCGCTCTGGCGGGATTTGCGATCCCTTCGTTCTGGTTGGGTGTGATGCTGATTATGTTCTTTGCGGTACAGTTGAGGTGGTTCCCGGCGACTGGCTACGTGCAGTTGGAGCAGTCGCCTCGCGATTGGCTTCTGTCCCTCGCTCTGCCTGTGACTGCGTTGTCAATGGGCGGAGTTGCGGCGGTAGCGAAACAGACCCGCGAAGCGATGCTTGACGCGTTGGGCAGCGAGTGTATCCGGATGGCTTGGGCGAACGGGATCTCGCCGTCGTCGATCTTCTTTCGGCATGCCTTGAAGACTGCCTCCATTCGGGTTGTCACCGTCCTGGGCGTGCAAGTTATTGGACTACTCGGTGACGCGGTCGTGATCGAATCTGTTTTTGCATTACCTGGCGTCGGGTCGCTCGCAGTCACCTCTTCGATCCGGCACGACCTGCCTATGGTTCAGGGCGTCGTCGTTTACTACACAATCATCGTTGTGTTGATCAATTTGATCATCGACCTCGCGTACACGTGGTTAAACCCAAAGGTGCGTGTCCGTTGA
- a CDS encoding dipeptide/oligopeptide/nickel ABC transporter permease/ATP-binding protein, which translates to MERLLVGTRVTIVGVVEALVVVLALGVPFGLMAGYFGGWLDRIVSWLADMTFSMPGIVVVLVVLSVFPQSMAAGMITLGVFAAPGLMRVVRSATLPVREELYIAAAQVSGLSRSYIITRHVLPRISGVVIVQASLLAGVALLVQSGLGFLDLVVPAPAPSWGGMIADGAKAIVLQPWLIWPPGIMVAFTILALGVLGDVVLEATTESWSPSARLGRHSRPKARQSGERRASCERRSLPVEEALLAVEGLCVRFGPSAVLEDVSVKIERGEALGIVGESGCGKTTVAMTVMGLLPSAGQIEAGRIWFDGRDLAELSERELRRVRGRQIGLVSQDPMVSLTPGFQVGWQLAEAVRKHQGVSPQRARERAIELLREVRLPDPEAVARRYPHELSGGMAQRVAIARALAGEPKLLIADEATTALDVTVQAEILDLLREFQVQRDMAVLMITHDWGVVADLCTRAVVMYAGQIVEQAPLGPMFHEPLHPYTRALLAANPHRAITTAVLPSIRGDVPRPGQWPAGCHFQARCCYATEACADRWIPFEGPAPDRQARCIRLSELP; encoded by the coding sequence TTGGAGCGCCTGCTGGTCGGTACGCGCGTCACGATTGTGGGAGTGGTCGAGGCACTGGTCGTCGTGCTCGCACTTGGCGTGCCGTTCGGGCTCATGGCGGGGTACTTCGGCGGTTGGCTAGATCGGATCGTCAGCTGGTTGGCAGACATGACCTTCTCGATGCCTGGGATCGTGGTCGTCCTCGTTGTGTTGTCTGTGTTCCCGCAGAGCATGGCTGCAGGAATGATCACCCTAGGGGTGTTTGCGGCGCCGGGATTGATGCGGGTCGTGCGTTCCGCCACTTTGCCGGTTCGTGAGGAGCTGTACATCGCTGCCGCTCAGGTGTCCGGGTTATCCCGGTCGTACATCATCACCAGGCATGTACTTCCCCGGATCTCCGGTGTCGTGATCGTCCAAGCATCTCTGTTGGCCGGGGTTGCCTTGTTGGTGCAAAGTGGCCTGGGGTTCCTGGATTTGGTGGTGCCGGCACCAGCGCCTAGCTGGGGGGGAATGATCGCGGACGGGGCAAAGGCCATCGTGCTGCAACCGTGGCTGATATGGCCGCCTGGCATCATGGTGGCCTTTACTATTCTGGCGCTTGGTGTGCTCGGCGACGTGGTTCTGGAAGCGACGACAGAAAGCTGGTCACCTTCTGCTCGCCTCGGAAGACATTCACGCCCGAAAGCACGGCAGTCCGGGGAGCGGCGAGCGTCGTGCGAGCGCAGGTCCCTGCCAGTCGAGGAGGCGCTGCTCGCGGTTGAAGGCCTTTGCGTCAGGTTTGGGCCGAGTGCAGTACTCGAAGACGTGAGCGTGAAGATCGAGCGAGGCGAGGCGCTGGGCATCGTCGGCGAGTCCGGGTGCGGAAAGACGACAGTGGCGATGACTGTCATGGGTCTGCTCCCCAGCGCCGGACAGATAGAAGCTGGACGGATTTGGTTTGACGGCCGGGATCTGGCGGAACTCAGTGAGCGAGAGTTGCGTCGGGTGCGGGGACGGCAGATCGGCCTGGTATCGCAAGATCCCATGGTCAGCCTGACCCCTGGATTTCAGGTCGGGTGGCAGTTGGCTGAGGCTGTCCGAAAGCATCAGGGTGTGTCGCCGCAGCGGGCGCGGGAACGGGCCATTGAACTTCTGCGCGAGGTGCGTTTGCCCGACCCAGAGGCTGTTGCGAGACGCTATCCGCACGAACTCTCGGGAGGGATGGCGCAGCGGGTGGCGATCGCCCGCGCGCTGGCCGGCGAGCCCAAGCTGCTCATCGCGGACGAAGCAACGACGGCACTGGACGTGACCGTCCAGGCGGAGATCCTGGACCTGCTGCGTGAATTCCAGGTGCAGCGGGATATGGCGGTCCTCATGATCACTCATGACTGGGGAGTGGTCGCTGACCTCTGCACTCGGGCTGTGGTCATGTACGCCGGGCAGATCGTGGAGCAAGCCCCCCTCGGCCCGATGTTCCACGAACCTTTACATCCATACACACGGGCGCTCCTTGCGGCGAACCCGCATCGGGCGATCACCACGGCAGTGCTTCCGTCCATTAGAGGGGACGTGCCTCGACCGGGGCAATGGCCTGCCGGTTGCCACTTTCAAGCTCGCTGCTGCTATGCGACCGAGGCGTGCGCAGACCGGTGGATCCCGTTTGAAGGGCCAGCTCCGGACCGTCAGGCTCGGTGCATCCGCCTGAGCGAATTGCCTTGA
- a CDS encoding ABC transporter ATP-binding protein, with the protein MNNETTPAEIPNRILDVQGLTVQFRVGRSRPPLLAVDNVDLEIAKGETVGLVGESGSGKTTIGRAVLGLTPVTRGRILFDGVEMTQASHRRRRQASQQLQVVFQDPYSSLNPTRTIGQTLAETLRGRALPAAVVTERVNSMLERVGLSADSAACYPAQFSGGQRQRIAIARALLVHPKLVICDEPVSALDLSVQAQILNLFRELQQELGLSYLFVAHDLSVVRYLSHRIVVLYRGRIMEQGDAATVYDHPSHPYTQSLLDAAPVPDPDEQQRRRIARRRVEVGVRTTGTGGCPFAFRCPHVIDICRTRRPTLDGVSNGSLVACHRSHELVGGPPLFERAKTAWPSSSGSRIA; encoded by the coding sequence ATGAACAACGAAACTACGCCTGCCGAGATCCCCAACCGCATACTTGACGTGCAGGGACTCACCGTACAGTTTCGCGTCGGTCGGAGCAGGCCGCCCTTGCTGGCGGTCGATAACGTAGACCTCGAGATCGCGAAGGGGGAAACCGTTGGTCTGGTTGGCGAATCAGGATCGGGGAAGACCACTATCGGTCGCGCAGTGCTCGGCCTCACCCCGGTTACCCGCGGCCGGATCCTGTTCGATGGTGTCGAAATGACACAAGCCTCCCATCGGCGCCGGAGGCAGGCGAGCCAGCAGCTGCAAGTGGTATTCCAAGATCCCTACAGTTCGTTGAACCCGACGCGAACGATCGGGCAGACACTGGCCGAAACGCTGCGCGGCCGCGCTCTGCCAGCGGCTGTTGTCACGGAACGAGTGAACTCTATGTTGGAACGAGTCGGCCTTTCTGCCGACTCGGCTGCCTGCTATCCTGCCCAGTTCTCGGGCGGGCAACGCCAGCGGATTGCCATCGCCCGTGCCCTGTTGGTCCATCCGAAACTTGTGATCTGCGACGAGCCGGTCAGCGCTCTGGACCTCTCGGTCCAGGCACAAATTCTCAATCTTTTCCGCGAGCTTCAGCAAGAGCTGGGGTTGTCATACTTGTTTGTCGCCCATGATCTCTCGGTTGTCCGCTATCTGTCACATCGGATCGTCGTTCTCTATCGTGGCCGGATCATGGAGCAGGGCGATGCTGCGACTGTGTATGACCATCCAAGTCATCCGTATACACAGTCCCTTCTCGACGCAGCGCCTGTCCCGGATCCGGACGAACAACAGCGCCGGCGCATCGCCCGACGCCGAGTCGAAGTCGGAGTCCGTACGACCGGAACGGGGGGGTGTCCGTTCGCCTTCCGATGTCCGCACGTGATCGACATCTGCCGCACAAGACGGCCTACGCTCGATGGCGTTTCCAACGGATCACTTGTTGCATGTCATCGCTCGCATGAACTTGTCGGAGGACCGCCGTTGTTCGAGCGGGCCAAGACTGCTTGGCCTTCGTCTTCCGGGTCGCGAATCGCCTGA